A stretch of the Neisseria sp. DTU_2020_1000833_1_SI_GRL_NUU_006 genome encodes the following:
- a CDS encoding peptidoglycan DD-metalloendopeptidase family protein, with translation MMNTIPIFQTTFKRLSPFCLALFLAACAGSGSPTDRVPDGYYRVKSGDTLSQIAKRHGQSIHTLASWNNLQDTSKIEVGQVLRVRRNTRPISQSKQATQAVVPINRLNLQWPVENGRNSVIKQYNGTTNKGIDIAGTPGEPVKSAAAGKVLYVGEEVRGYGKLILISHNDYAITAYAHNDALLVQKDHQVAAGQQIATMGSTDTDSVKLHFEVRLNGKAVNPMPYLPN, from the coding sequence ATGATGAACACCATTCCTATTTTTCAGACGACCTTCAAACGACTAAGCCCTTTCTGCCTGGCACTTTTTTTGGCTGCCTGCGCCGGAAGCGGTTCACCGACAGACAGAGTCCCGGACGGATATTACAGAGTCAAGTCCGGCGACACACTATCCCAAATTGCCAAACGCCACGGCCAAAGCATCCATACATTGGCATCTTGGAACAACCTGCAAGACACCTCTAAAATCGAAGTAGGTCAAGTCTTACGCGTCCGACGCAATACGCGCCCTATTTCCCAATCAAAGCAAGCAACTCAGGCCGTCGTACCGATCAACCGCTTGAACTTACAATGGCCTGTTGAAAACGGACGCAACTCCGTTATCAAGCAATACAACGGAACAACCAATAAAGGCATCGATATAGCAGGCACACCCGGAGAACCTGTAAAATCCGCAGCTGCGGGGAAGGTATTGTATGTCGGAGAAGAAGTACGGGGTTACGGCAAACTGATTTTAATCAGCCACAATGATTATGCGATTACAGCTTATGCACATAATGATGCCTTACTGGTACAAAAAGACCATCAGGTCGCAGCCGGCCAGCAGATTGCAACGATGGGCAGCACAGACACCGACAGCGTAAAGCTGCATTTCGAAGTCCGTCTGAACGGCAAAGCCGTCAATCCTATGCCATACTTGCCCAATTAA